The following proteins are co-located in the Pyricularia oryzae 70-15 chromosome 1, whole genome shotgun sequence genome:
- a CDS encoding acidic mammalian chitinase — MSLVNLSRSALALLLAASNFAGVNAFPAASDVAAAATQGPAGKVSTGYFAGYHAKRKGVTFGVDQIPWDKYDDVKYAFAETTADGSLDLSKSAPEELPKFVDAAHAHGKKAQVALGGWAGSIHFSSNVGSAENRTAFVKTCLDLVQKYNLDGLDFDWEYPNKQGLGCNAISPNDTANFISFLTELRKAQPKPLLLTAAVSLYPYNDAAGQQSANGALKPMGDLLDYSIIMGYDVFGAWAPTGGPNAPLEQACDPRNNQGGIKEGVAKWVAAGVPAEKLILGIGAYGHGFTVSQADAFVPTTDGKPFPLSAYPKNNGTRRQGSSWDDDPAVDACGAAQPAGGTFTFWSMVTEGQFLDESGKPRAGIAYGYDDCSQTPFVYNNATSWWVSYDDSKSLGVKGKYITDNKLAGFSVWELGGDYKNIVVDAMRGSVGL; from the exons ATGTCACTCGTTAACCTCTCCAGGTCGGCGCTGgccctcctcctcgccgccagcAACTTTGCCGGCGTCAATGCCTTCCCCGCCGCCTCCgacgtggcggcggcggccactCAGGGGCCCGCCGGCAAGGTGTCGACGGGCTACTTTGCCGGCTACCACGCCAAGCGCAAGGGCGTGACGTTCGGCGTGGACCAGATCCCGTGGGACAAGTACGACGACGTCAAGTACGCGTTTGCCGAGACGACGGCCGACGGCAGCCTGGACCTGAGCAAGTCGGCGCCCGAGGAGCTCCCCAAGTTTGTCGATGCGGCGCACGCGCACGGCAAAAAGGCCCAGGTCGCGCTGGGCGGCTGGGCGGGCAGCATCCACTTCAGCAGCAACGTGGGCAGCGCCGAGAACCGCACGGCGTTCGTCAAGACGTGCCTCGACCTGGTGCAAAAGTACAACCTGGACGGCCTCGACTTTGACTGGGAGTACCCCAACAAGCAGGGCCTCGGGTGCAACGCCATCAGCCCCAACGACACGGCCAACTTCATCTCGTTCCTGACGGAGCTCCGCAAGGCGCAGCCCAAGCCGCTGCTGTTGACCGCCGCGGTCAGCCTGTACCCTTACAACGACGCCGCGGGCCAGCAGTCGGCCAACGGGGCGCTCAAGCCCATGGGCGACCTGCTCGACTACAGCATCATCATGGGCTACGACGTGTTTGGCGCCTGGGCCCCGaccggcggccccaacgccccGCTCGAGCAGGCCTGCGACCCCCGCAACAACCAGGGCGGCATCAAGGAGGGCGTCGCCAAGTGggtcgccgccggcgtccCCGCCGAGAAGCTGATCCTGGGCATCGGAGCCTACGGCCACGGCTTCACCGTCAGCCAGGCCGACGCCTTTGTGCCCACCACCGACGGCAAGCCCTTCCCCCTGAGCGCCTACCCCAAGAACAACGGCACCCGCCGGCAGGGCAGCAGCTGGGACGACGACCCCGCCGTCGACGCCTGCGGTGCCGCCCAGCCCGCCGGTGGCACCTTTACCTTTTGGAGCATGGTCACCGAGGGCCAGTTCCTGGACGAGAGCGGCAAGCCGCGCGCTGGTATTGCCTATGGATATGACGACTGCAGCCAGACG CCCTTTGTCTACAACAACGCCACCAGCTGGTGGGTCTCGTACGACGACAGCAAGTCCCTCGGCGTCAAGGGCAAGTACATCACCGACAACAAgctcgccggcttttcggtCTGGGAGCTGGGCGGCGACTACAAGAACATTGTCGTCGATGCCATGCGCGGATCCGTTGGTCTGTAG
- a CDS encoding alkaline protease produces MSMRVAFTVWVAIATLVSGYQSDGEDEHVESRGYIIEFSQSNGLNARDEILSSLPDLNITKTFESPVFTGASVKTTLQDIDALRLRAGIANVWYNEEVHLLAPVVAPRQAGNETAHAVHWATGVDQLHAQGVFGDGVKVGVVDTGVQYTHAALGGGIGPGFKVAGGWDFVGDSGWPAAGAPKVPDADPMDYQGHGTHVAGILLGEAASGWMGVAPRATMHSYKVFGRTSGSTTTETIMEAFLRAYEDGMDVITASIGGRGGFSENAWAVVANRIAEEGVVVTIGAGNSGEGGPYYASSGSSGEYVLAVASAEVKKGTAAGDKIQPSYFTSWGGLYDLSVKPDITAPGTDIYSTYIGEGDNVFSLLSGTSMATPYIAGVAALYISANGGRSTRGKGFAKELAMSIMATGSPLPWLRYSDRTAVPSFVAPVHQVGGGLVNATAAVRSTMQLELQRFGLNDTLHFRGSQVVKLTNTGATAASYTFDHEDWAGFEMLLVNDADTAETPRIRSGREMEPMKLSPSVQVPGAVELQPGQSTNVEFAFALPPVANEANLPVYSGRVIVRSGGQSAAVVYQGLAFDLREQMRNPYAGTYPWLRSTLSNTNKTTFSFDLSAAAQDFPKVFMKLKWGTREVRWDLYNTEFEEARDWQYPPVAGQNGYIGSVAPWASSGSVSSFKPGVHDANATFDLPVVNEARNALTSGGFTTSYWWFGKLANGSYIVPGNYT; encoded by the exons ATGTCTATGCGGGTTGCCTTTACTGTTTGGGTGGCAATTGCAACCCTGGTTTCCGGCTACCAGTCTGACGGTGAAGACGAACATGTTGAATCGCGAGGATACATTATAGAATTCTCCCAG AGCAACGGCCTCAACGCCAGGGACGAGATTTTATCCTCACTCCCGGACCTGAACATCACAAAGACGTTCGAGTCGCCAGTCTTTACCGGAGCCAGCGTCAAAACCACTCTGCAGGACATTGACGCCCTACGCCTGAGGGCCGGAATCGCAAATGTCTGGTACAACGAGGAGGTGCACCTCCTGGCGCCCGTGGTCGCGCCGCGCCAGGCCGGCAACGAGACGGCCCACGCCGTGCACTGGGCCACCGGGGTAGACCAGCTGCACGCCCAGGGCGTCTTTGGGGACGGCGTCAAGGTCGGGGTGGTCGACACGGGCGTTCAGTACACGCACGCGGCgctgggcggcggcatcggccCCGGGTTCAAGGTGGCAGGGGGGTGGGATTTTGTCGGCGACAGTGGGTGGCCGGCTGCGGGAGCCCCCAAGGTCCCGGACGCCGACCCGATGGACTACCAGGGCCACGGCACACACGTCGCCGGCATCCTCCTGGGCGAAGCGGCGTCGGGGTGGATGGGCGTGGCGCCGCGGGCGACGATGCACTCGTACAAGGTGTTTGGACGCACCAGCGGCTCGACCACCACCGAGACCATCATGGAAGCCTTCCTCAGGGCCTACGAGGACGGCATGGACGTCATCACGGCCAGCATCGGGGGCCGCGGAGGGTTTTCCGAGAACGCGTGGGCGGTGGTGGCGAACCGGATcgcggaggagggcgtcgtgGTGACGATCGGGGCGGGAAACAGCGGGGAGGGCGGGCCGTACTAcgccagcagcggcagctcgGGCGAGTACGTGCTGGCGGTCGCGTCGGCCGAGGTGAAGAAGggcacggcggcgggcgaCAAGATCCAGCCGAGCTACTTTACCAGCTGGGGCGGCCTGTACGACCTCTCGGTCAAGCCCGACATCACCGCGCCCGGGACGGACATCTACAGCACCTACATTGGCGAGGGCGACAACGTCTTTTCCCTGCTGAGCGGGACCTCGATGGCGACCCCGTACATTGCCGGCGTTGCAGCGCTCTACATCAGCGCCAACGGCGGGAGGAGCACGCGCGGAAAGGGCTTCGCCAAGGAGCTCGCCATGAGCATCATGGCCACCGGCAGCCCGCTCCCCTGGCTGCGCTACTCGGACCGAACCGCCGTCCCCTCCTTCGTCGCTCCGGTGCACCAGGTCGGAGGAGGCCTGGTGAACGCCACGGCTGCCGTCAGGTCGACCATGCAGTTGGAGCTGCAGCGCTTTGGGCTGAACGACACGCTTCACTTCCGGGGCAGCCAGGTTGTGAAGCTCACCAACACAGGAGCAACCGCCGCGTCCTACACGTTTGACCATGAAGACTGGGCAGGGTTCGAGATGCTGCTGGTCAACGACGCCGACACGGCTGAGACCCCGAGGATCAGATCCGGGCGTGAGATGGAGCCCATGAAACTATCGCCCAGTGTTCAGGTCCCCGGGGCGGTTGAGCTGCAGCCCGGCCAGAGCACCAACGTTGAGTTCGCCTTTGCCCTTCCGCCCGTCGCCAACGAGGCGAACCTGCCCGTGTACAGCGGGAGGGTGATCGTCAGGTCGGGTGGCCAATCCGCGGCCGTCGTGTATCAAGGGTTGGCATTTGACCTGCGAGAGCAGATGCGGAACCCCTACGCGGGGACGTATCCATGGCTGAGGTCGACCCTGTCCAACACCAACAAGACCAC ATTCTCATTCGACCTCAGCGCCGCGGCGCAGGACTTTCCCAAGGTGTTTATGAAGCTCAAATGGGGCACCAGGGAAGTGCGCTGGGAT CTCTACAACACCGAGTTTGAAGAGGCGCGCGACTGGCAGTATCCCCCCGTGGCCGGGCAGAACGGCTACATCGGCTCCGTCGCGCCGTGGGCCAGCTCGGGCAGCGTCTCCAGCTTCAAGCCGGGCGTCCACGACGCCAATGCGACCTTTGACCTGCCGGTTGTCAACGAGGCCAGGAACGCTCTGACGAGCGGCGGGTTCACCACCAGCTACTGGTGGTTTGGGAAGCTGGCCAACGGGAGCTACATCGTCCCGGGGAACTACACGTAA
- a CDS encoding short chain dehydrogenase/oxidoreductase, with translation MSTPDAGIFGSSTAPAKAPGVAGRTCLVTGGAGGLGKAVAEAFLRAGANVVICDIHEERLAQTAKELGELGPLASFVVDVTVEKQVRQLFDDTAARFGKVDILINNAGLPDRFQPVGDVDMDLWDKVIAVNLTAPVLMSKFAVKSMATGTTGGCIINMASVASKAGVLSGVAYVASKHGLLGITKSTAVHYRDKGIGCVALLIGLMAETNMSEHITDIHQEAWARASKVMLAADMKPISMETLAGYCVKLAEDNCSLFNGSCVTVDGGFSTVLG, from the exons ATGTCCACTCCCGACGCAGGCATCTTCGGAAGCTCCACCGCACCCGCGAAAGCGCCCGGGGTGGCCGGCAGGACCTGCCTCGTCACGGGCGGGGCGGGCGGCCTGGGCAAAGCCGTGGCGGAGGCGTTCCTCCGCGCCGGCGCAAACGTGGTCATTTGCGACATCCACGaggagcgcctcgcgcaGACCGCAAAGGAGCTGGGCGAGCTGGGACCGCTTGCCTCTTTTGTCGTGGACGTCACGGTCGAGAAGCAGGTGCGGCAGCTCTTTGACGACACCGCCGCCAGATTCGGCAAGGTCGACATCCTGATCAACAACGCCGGGCTCCCCGACCGATTCCAGCCCGTGGGCGATGTGGACATGGACCTCTGGGACAAGGTCATAGCCGTCAACTTGACGGCGCCAGTGCTGATGAGCAAGTTCGCCGTCAAGAGCATGGCGACTGGCACCACGGGCGGCTGCATCATCAACATGGCTTCGGTCGCATCAAAGGCTGGAGTGCTCTCAG GGGTGGCGTACGTGGCGAGCAAACACGGGCTCCTCGGCATCACAAAGAGCACCGCGGTGCATTATCGGGACAAGGGCATTGGATGTGTGGCCTTGCTGATTGGGCTCATGGCGGAGACGAATATGAGTGAACACATCACCGATATTCATCAAGAGGCGTGGGCAAGGGCGAGCAAAGTCATGTTGGCGGCCGACATGAAGCCGATCAGCATGGAAACCCTGGCTGGATATTGCGTCAAGCTTGCAGAGGACAACTGCAGTCTGTTCAACGGTTCTTGCGTCACTGTTGACGGAGGGTTTTCCACCGTTCTGGGCTAA